From Halorussus lipolyticus:
CGACCCGAGGTCGTCAGCGAGCGCGTCGAGGCGGTCCGAGAGGGAAGCCGAGAGGAGGCCCTCGTCGCGGGCGGCCTCGGCCATCCGGCGGAGGCGGTGGTCCCGGTAGAACGCGACCCACGAGTCGGTCCACGGATTCGGCTGACGGTACGGTCCTGAGAGGGTGTCTCTGGGGAATCCGAAGCGCCCGAGGGCTTTTCGGGGCGTCTCCTCGTGGAGCGCGGCCAGACGGCGGGCCACGTCGCGCTGGGCGTCCGGGCCGAACTCGCCGTCACCCTCGACGTACTCCAGCACCAGCAGGTCGTCGCCGGCGTGGAACACCTCGGGGACCGCAAGCCCGTGGTCGCCGAGGACCGAGAGCATGAACGCCTCGACTTCGAGCGGCGTGTCGCCGGTCTTGGCCGCGACGGTCCGCCCGTCGGCGAGCGAGACGCGGTGGACCCGGCCGACCTCGCCGCCGTCGAGTTCGGCGACCGAAATGGTCGAGACGCCGAGGGCGTCCTCGACGGCGGTCGAGATGTCCGATTCCGCTGTCACGGGAGGATGGGGAGGAAGACCGGGACGTACTCCTCGACGCCGTAGACGTGGTTGAGAAGGACGTAGGTCACGATGCCGAGCGCGAGGCTCAGACCCCACGCCACAGCGGCGATGCGCCCGACCTTCGCGTGGGCGGTGTCCCGGAGTTCGCTCGGGGTGTGGGTCAACCCGAGTACGACGGCGTGGACCACGACCGGGACCGACACCGCCGAGAGGACGACGTGAATCGCCAGCATCACGAGGTAGGCGTAGTAGACCAGTCCGCTCGCGGCGATGTGCTTCTCGCCGCCCCCGCCGAGTTTCGTCAGGTAGAGGACGAGAAAGACGAGGATGAGCGAGAACGCGGT
This genomic window contains:
- a CDS encoding DUF420 domain-containing protein, with the protein product MATSTAKRRVKDNPRAVTTVLSVLGYVLVLGTFAGILPIYPELERATVDLLSHGIAVVNTAALTAIVLGWRWIRRGEVEKHRTAMLTAFSLILVFLVLYLTKLGGGGEKHIAASGLVYYAYLVMLAIHVVLSAVSVPVVVHAVVLGLTHTPSELRDTAHAKVGRIAAVAWGLSLALGIVTYVLLNHVYGVEEYVPVFLPILP
- a CDS encoding fructosamine kinase family protein encodes the protein MTAESDISTAVEDALGVSTISVAELDGGEVGRVHRVSLADGRTVAAKTGDTPLEVEAFMLSVLGDHGLAVPEVFHAGDDLLVLEYVEGDGEFGPDAQRDVARRLAALHEETPRKALGRFGFPRDTLSGPYRQPNPWTDSWVAFYRDHRLRRMAEAARDEGLLSASLSDRLDALADDLGSWLPDSPRPSLIHGDVWAENVVARDGEVRAFLDPACYVGHAEIELAYADFAGLGEAFFETYDRERGLDSGFFEGRRAVYQLYPLLEHLRYFEDDRYARKIETRLTDLGY